The following coding sequences are from one Triticum dicoccoides isolate Atlit2015 ecotype Zavitan chromosome 4A, WEW_v2.0, whole genome shotgun sequence window:
- the LOC119289083 gene encoding nucleolar protein dao-5-like, with protein MEKPKRSNQPSHRRLESLDVKRSSSSLNMSTSSLRSINEEDRGPAAAHSGRRPTVVRFAPTPTPPRPSSSSGTRRGSHLAPAPQQAPKGRPATAATARPASPSGPKPVRSSPAESAPKATRRSWGCTGSPRDQKERKTGDVIGRERSKGTAATLVRSSSVPRSRKPVEEKPLQKRESKTNIISRTKQRPTPSPKPDILHKPGAQRSPSIAAKTSEKRPPTPGGASPDDMVKVSPPRSTSATTMGASWESLPPALQTLGSGVMSYRDAAEMAAVEAMQEASAAEIVLRCLSAFADLAATAGKQSPQQTVDEFLALQAAIARSTAALGNQQRSGHAGEWMHAAVTADLAPFSLYTAPSSSRKRGTESPAVSASPRTVAAAEEAATWLETAARELGEEMCAWFVGHVDRLLEADVAGTLGQLKRVNDWLDDVGPRTDAVERLKQKIFGYLLDHVESAVVALNGGVATNRRK; from the exons ATGGAGAAACCCAAGAGATCAAACCAGCCATCACACAGACGATTGGAGTCGCTGGACGTCAAGAGGTCGTCTTCCTCGCTCAACATGTCCACGTCTTCCCTCAGGAGCATCAACGAGGAGGACAGGGGGCCTGCCGCCGCCCATTCCGGCAGGAGGCCCACCGTCGTGAGGTTTGCTCCCACCCCTACACCTCCGcggccgtcgtcgtcgtcggggaCGAGGAGGGGTTCGCATTTGGCGCCAGCGCCACAGCAGGCGCCCAAGGGGAGGCCGGCAACTGCTGCAACTGCACGCCCGGCTTCGCCTTCCGGACCGAAGCCGGTCAGGTCGTCGCCTGCGGAGTCTGCACcgaaggcgacgaggaggagctgGGGGTGCACGGGGAGCCCCCGCGATCAGAAGGAGAGGAAGACCGGTGATGTGATCGGCCGGGAAAGGAGCAAGGGGACGGCGGCGACGCTGGTGCGGAGTTCCTCG GTTCCAAGAAGCAGAAAACCGGTAGAGGAGAAACCACTGCAGAAAAGGGAGAGCAAGACCAATATCATCTCCAGGACTAAGCAAAGACCCACTCCATCTCCGAAACCGGATATTCTCCACAAGCCCGGCGCGCAGAGAAGCCCCAGCATTGCAGCCAAGACGAGCGAGAAGCGACCACCCACTCCCGGCGGTGCATCGCCGGACGACATGGTCAAGGTTTCTCCTCCCCGCTCGACATCGGCGACGACGATGGGCGCCTCTTGGGAGTCGCTTCCACCGGCCCTCCAGACTCTCGGATCG GGAGTCATGAGTTATAGGGATGCTGCAGAGATGGCTGCTGTGGAGGCCATGCAGGAAGCTTCTGCTGCAGAGATTGTGCTCAGATGTCTCAG TGCCTTCGCGGATTTGGCCGCCACCGCCGGCAAGCAGTCGCCGCAGCAGACCGTCGACGAGTTCCTGGCGCTCCAAGCCGCGatcgcccgctccaccgccgccctcgGCAACCAGCAACGGAGTGGCCACGCCGGCGAGTGGATGCACGCGGCGGTCACCGCCGACCTGGCGCCTTTCTCCCTCTACACCGCCCCCTCGTCGTCCAGGAAGCGCGGCACCGAGTCGCCTGCCGTCTCCGCCTCGCCGAGGACGGTGGCCGCCGCGGAGGAGGCCGCCACCTGGCTGGAGACCGCGGCGAGGGAGCTCGGGGAGGAGATGTGCGCGTGGTTCGTCGGGCACGTGGACCGGCTGCTCGAAGCCGACGTGGCCGGGACGCTGGGGCAGCTCAAGAGGGTCAACGACTGGCTGGACGACGTCGGGCCGCGGACGGACGCCGTCGAGCGGCTGAAGCAGAAGATCTTCGGGTACCTGCTGGATCACGTCGAGTCGGCGGTGGTCGCGTTAAACGGCGGCGTTGCTACCAACCGAAGAAAATAG